AccggtgcaggcagggcagagcacagAGGGGCTCTGCCGGAGCGATCGCCCAGTGCTAGAAAGGAGAAGCGAGGCAGGAccccccctccagcagcagcatccacATAACAGGCAGAAACTAAGAGGAGGCGTCTCTGGTGAGGCAACAATTTCCCTGCCATGCGGGGTGGATTTCTGTGCCCCCAGTGCCACTCAGCAGTGGTCCCTCGTCTGACTGCCCCAGCAGAGACCCCCGGCTCCCCTCGCCCCCCAGGCCCAGGGAGCAGTGTCCCCAAGGGggcccagccccggcagcaCAGGCACCCAGGGTGCGTTCCGTGTGAGCAGTGGTTTCGCCGTAATGAatagctgctctgcagagcttctcTGTGAGCGCTTCCCGGTGGCCTGAATGGCATCGCTTCATCTCACACAATTGTATCGCTTGCAGGGCCTGGCTGAAAACAGCTGCGGTGAAATGCACTCAATGGGATTCATTTCCGTGGCTGGAAATGCAGGGCTTTCCTGCGCTTTCCTTCTGGGTGCTGGAGCTGCCCaagcaggggagggcagggggcaggAAAGGCAGCGGCCGCGGGCCAGCTCCCAGCGGGGCATGCTGCAAGGGGAACCATCCTAAAATACCCCCGCTGCCAGAGTGGGAAGCTGCCTGCCGGGGGGATGCGCTGCCCGGCTCTGGGCTGCATGCTGAGACCCCCGGTGCTATGGAGGGCCAGGTGAGCCACGCACGGGGCCGCTGCACGGTCCCCAGGGCACATGAGGTGGCTGCAAGCTCACCCACCCCGGGCTGAACCGGCAGACCCAGGCTGAGTGCCACACTGGGGCGTGGGGGGCTCAGGGCTCGGTCAGGAGCTGCTCTGAAATCAGTCAGTGTGTGCACTGCCCTTCTCACGTGGGGTATCTCCAAGGGCTGGGACCCCTGCAGTCTTTTGACGTGCTGATGGCCCTGACACtggactgctgctgccactggcAAATGCTTCAGGCAACAAGAAACCGCCCAGCCTGGGTAGCTGCATCATGGAGAAGGTGGTGGGGTCACTCCCTGCCATCTCCTCCCTGGGGACCTGCCCTCCCTGTTCGGAGCTACGGCCAGACACAGACAatgcagccctgccagctctcTGGGAGCAGGAGTCACTCTGAAACATGCTATCCTGGGGATCACGTAGTCATGCAGCGCCTGACACCgagcccagggctgcccccCTCAAAAGTCCCTTGGTGCCAGGGGTGCAGGGGCCGCTCTGCTGCACTGGGGTCAGCGCCGTAGGGAACCACGATCCAAATCCCAGCCTGAGCTGATCCGTCTGCTCACCCTGCCCATTTCTTTGTGCCCAGGATGCCGAGAACTGCTCCCTCCacccagccagctcccagcagctgctcagcccgagcagcccctgctcctcGGCCTCCATCACCCCGCTGGCCTCCCAGCActgcctccagctgctccagcagcagctcctccagcagcagcagcagacgCAGGTGGCCGTGGCCCAGGTACGCgtcctgctctccccttggGCGGCACCGGCCcgtctcctctccctgctccagcctctggccgggctgggctggcagcgggAGCAGGCACCCTGTGCTGGGGTGGGAGCGGTACGGGGAGCTCGCAGCATTGCTTACAGCATAGCTCGCAGCATTACTTACAGCATGGCTCACAGCATGGCTCAGCTCCCCCAGGCATAGAGCTGGCTGCAGGCATAAGCCCAGGCCGCTCTAGCAGGGTCACGGGGGACCCCCACAGAGCCACCAGCTCCCCTTTCAGCCCATTTTTGGAAGCCACCCCCCTGTGCCTCTTCCCCCAAACCGGCATCAGAGCGGGGAGCCCGgtgcctcccccccccggctgGGCACCTCCCCAGCTCGTTTCATGTTACTGGGGTGGACAGCGGCACCGGACCCCCTCTCCTAtcctcccccccggcccggGATGCAGccgcatcccccccccccgcccgcagCTGGACCCACTCCGGGGAGGCGGGGGAACCGGTGGTGGCGGGGgtgccgcggcggggccggcagggggcgctcgagggccgccgcgccgcggaTCCCGGGGGATCCCGGGGGATCCCGGGGGTGCTGGGTCCGGTCCCATCCCCGCCTCGCCCCCGATCCCGGGGATCCCGGGGGATCCCGGGGGTGCTGGGTCCGGTCCCATCCCCGCCTCGCCCCCGATCCCGGGGATCCCGGGGGATCCCGGGGGTGCTGGGTCCGGTCCCATCCCCGCCTCGCCCCTGATCCCGGGGATCCCGGGGGATCCCGGGGGTGCTGGGTCCGGTCCCATCCCCGCCTCGCCCCTGATCCCGGGGGATCCCGGGGGTGCTGGGTCCGGTCCCACCCCCGCCTCGCCCCGTCCCGCAGGTGCAGCTGCTGAAGGACCAACTGGCGGCCGAAACGGCGGCGCGGATCGAAGCCCAGGCCCGGGTGCGGCAGCTCCTGTTGACCAACCGTGACCTGCTGCAACACGTCTCCTTGCTGGTGCGGCAGCTGACGGTGCTGGAAGCCCGGGAGCAACACCGGCAGCCGGGTGAGCGCAGTGGCCACCGCACCTCCCAGCACCATCCCACTGGACCATCTCTGCGgtgccagggagcagctgggatGCTGCTCTGGAGGGGCTTCGGAGCATCTCTGCACCCCTTGCAGTCACAGGGAGCAATTGGGATGCTCCCAGTACGATCTGAGTAGGCTCTGGGGAGCTTTGGAGCATCTCTACATCCCCTGCAGTCCCGGGGAGCAGCTGGGATGCTGCTCTGGAAGGGCTTCGGAGCATCTCTGCACCCCTTGCAGTCACAGGGAGCAATTGGGATGCTCCCAGTACGATCTGAGTAGGCTCTGGGGAGCTTTGGAGCATCTCTACATCCCCTGCAGTCCCGGGGAGCAGCTGGGATGCTCCCAGCACCAGCCTGCCAGACTCTGGGGGGGCTTAGGCACATCTCTGCACCCCTCGTGGTCCCAGGGAGCAGTTAGGGTGCTCCCAGTACAAGCCCAGCAGGCTCTGGGGGGCTTCAGAGCATCTGTGCACCCCTTGTGGTcatggggagcagctggggcgCTCCCAGTACCATCCCAGCAGGCTCTGGGGGGCTTTGGAGCATCTCTGCACCCCTCACGGTCCAGGGGAGCCGCTGGGTTGGAGGTCCCCAGCTCTTCACGCACCCCTTGTCCCTCTCTCGCCAGTTGACCGCTCCTTGCAAAACCTGTCCCTGGCTCAGTCCCTCTCCCTGAACCTGAAGAACCACTACAGCCTGGACGTCCACCTGCCGTCCACCTCCACCCCCGCCAGCATCCTGGGCAGCCCCGTGGCCCCCGGCTCGCTGCCAGCCCTGGCGCCCGGGGACTCCTACCTCAACCTCATCAGCCTGGAGAGGGGCAGCCACCGCTACGGCAGCAAGGAGGGGGACGAgtgcctggctgtgctggaggggcaggagggcttCAGCCGGCGCGTGGAGGGCTCCGAGGTCAGCGAGTTCGCCCTGCTCAACGGGAGCAGCCGGCAGAAGGTGGATGACACGGACAGAGGGGACGAGGACAGGTAGGATGTGCCACCTCTGTCTCCCGCCGGCTGGAGCGGGAACACCCCGAGCAGACCTTCCCACTCCCCGCTGCTGCCCCGGCAGGGCTCCCACTGCACAGGCCGTGTTTCGGAGGGCTCACggcagcagagcctgcagcaggggctggggaggaagggctgTGTTCTGGGCACTCAGGGGCAGGGACAGGTAGCCCAGGGGCTGTGCACTGGCTCAGGTGCAATAAGCCGGGGCAAGGAACCCACCCTGTGCCCCCATGGGGTCGCTGCCTGCCGTGCGCCTGTCCCTGTGCCGTGAAATGGTCATTGCCACATCACCTCACCCCAGCTCCAACATTTGTAGGCGATGGGTTGCACTGATGGGACCCAGCAAAGGTCTTCTGAGGAGCCTGGGGCAGCCAGCCCAAGCCCCCCATGCAGGCAAGTACTTGCCCATCACCTTCgctctctgcttttgcttcccAGGCGGCAGCAACCCATTCCCAAGCTCAACCCGCCACCGCCCATCCTACGTAAAAGGTCAAGCAAGACCTCCCCGAGCCTGGAAGTGGAGGTGAAGCCGAGAGCACTGCCCACATGAGCttgcccagccccagcatctCCAGCCTCACCAGCATCGCTGCCAGCTCACTCACCCTCTTGGACCCCGAGGCAAGGACTCCCGTGCGGAGCGCTGCCTCCGGCACGGAGCCCATCCCTGCCGGGACCTGCCAGCGTGCTCTGGGCAAGGACAGGACTGGAGAGAGCGGGCAGATGTCCCCCCTGGCCAGCATCCGCAACTCTGCAGCCAGCGAGGCCCTGGCCAAGGACTTGGCTGCCCTGGCCAGCCCCACGGACAGCACGCTGCCCTTCTCCCCTGCGGACGACACCTGCTTGCACATCAGCTTTTCCGAAGATGAGCTGCTTGAACCAGAGCTGGATGCTGCTGTGGGGCCCAGCAGGGTCCCCTCTTAGTGGGACCACAGTAGGTGGCAGCTGGCTGGCAGGCAGTCCCCAGCAGCTCCGTCCACACTGCTCCACCAGCCCACACTGGGGTTGGGGGCCCCTGTGCCCAGGCTGGGAGGCAGGTCCCTTTGCTGTCCCCATCCCACGCAGCGGCTCCCCCGCCACGTATGGGGCTGCCACGCAGGATGTGACCtggccagcccctgcccccaGTCTGCACCAGCTCACACTGCCTTCCCGCTGCCCCGTCCTCCAGTCTGCTGCCTGTCCTGTCCCTGCTCACACAGCCAGGGGTGTTGCGCGGGGTCCCTCCCTCTGGGCAGCTCTCTCcgctgctgcctggcagaggcACAATTCGAGTTCATCACTACATCCCTTCTGCTGGCCgggtggctgcaggcagccccgcaCCAGTCCCAGCTTTCCCACAGCAGACGGGTGCCTTTCCCAGCCCCTGGCAGGGTGCGTGCCATCACCTGCCGGGCAGCTCGGGAGGGCGAGGGGCCGGCAGCCAGCACTGCTGAAGGCCAGGGCACGCTGGACGGGGATGGCACTGGTTTGACTTGCTCTGAGGAGGTTCCCACCCAACCAGCATTCCCCATGGGATGCTCCACGGCAGAAACATCCCTGGGAGTTGAATGATGGGAGCCCCTGGGCAGGGGAACGGCATGGCACAGGGATGTGAACACCCGGACACGAGGCTGCTGTCACTAACCCGGTTCATCGGTTGCCACTCATGGTAGCGGTGCGAGCGGGGCCATGTGGCACGGCCGTGGTGCTGCTCCCCTGCCCGGCTCCCTGAGGTGGGTGCCAGGCTGCCACGGTGCTGCCACGGGCCAGGTCTTTCCAGGGCATGCTGTGTCCACCAGTGCCATGCTGTGCCCAGCCCAGCTTTTGGGGACAGCAGCCCCACCGCCGTGTCCCCACGCGGCGAAGCCACCACTGCCTCCCTCCACAGGTgcctttccccacccccccagcacccactgCCCATGCAGGCCAGGGCCACTCCCCAAAGGCCACTAATTGGGTGCAGGGCTGGCCCTGGGAGCCCACTGCTGTGGCGGGTGACCCCCAGAAGGAGGGTGCACCCCGTGTCTTGGGGTCGGGGTGGGAGAGCCCTCCCGTGCCTCTCCgagctgctggtggctgcaggcaggaggctgctcCATCGCACTGATTTGAGGGTGTTAGggtgtggtttgggtttggtcTCGGAAGTGTGAATGTCCTGGGATGAGCTAAGGTTTAAGGAAGAAGCCCAGCCCTGGGTGAAGGGCCGAGGCGAGGCCCCGGCAGTGCCACGTGTCCCCTTCAGCCTGGGCAGGTTTTGGGGAGGGACCCGAGGAGATGCTTGTCCACCTCGGTTGTTTGCGAGAGGGCGTTGGGAAAGTGTTGGAGGGTTGTTGGGGAAGTGTCAAGCAGAAATGGAGACTTGGAGCAGCCACGCTACCTGTTCCTGGCATGGCGCTGCTCCCATGGGGGGAGATGGGGGGTGACGGGACATGCACCCCAGAGCCAGCTGCGGCGATGCCggagctggccgggaggagCCGGGTGGGGACTGGCGGTGTCACCTCTGGTGACTGGGCCTGGGGGCTTGTAAAGCTGTGGCTGGGCTGTCCCGTAGTGCGGTAGAGACAGACCAGCCCATCCATAGGAATAAAGTACGGTGCAGTTTGGTAActgacttttaaagaaaaaaaataaaggtgtcTGATTTGCAGAGCAAGTGTTGTGGTCTCTGCCCCACCGGGGCCCGCACACAGGGAGTCCTGAGCCGCCGTCCCCAGGTCCGGATTGGGGACCCCCCCAGGGATTCCCAAAGCAGCGAGATCCCTGCTGGGAACCAAGGCTGCCCTGAGCCAACAGCCTGCTGCTTGCCCGGCCACAGCCCCATCTGCTTCCCCTTGCAGTGCCGGTGACAGCAGGAGGTCCTGTGTCCCCACATGTGCTGCCACACAGGGGACAGGTTCCTCAGTCAGGGACAGGGGCCATTTCCAAAGCAACCCTCCCATTGTGCTGCATGGCACCGAATGCTGCCCCCCACTACAGCCCCCACTGGGATGTGTAGCCTCCGGGCAGGACCCCACTCCCCACACACACCCTTTGCCCTTTCCTGCCCCTGTTTCTGCTCCCAGAATAAACCCTGGCCCCCAGACCAAGCCCGGCCCAGCACGCAGGGCGGGAGCACCGCAGATGGAGGAGGCAGATCGCAAGCAGGCAGCAAAGCCTGATGCTGCGGGATGGGATGGGATCGGCCGCATGCCGGGGCCCCACAGGGGCTGCCCATGGCCGAGATGGGCAAGAGCCCCCTGCCCTCCACAGCACCCCAGCCCCTCCAAGGAGGGGAAGGAACCCATGGGTGATTCAGGACAGATGGGGACCCTGCAAGACCATCcccccccacagcccccagaGGGTGGCCCCAGCTGGAGggacccagcccagccctgggggtTGAATGGACCCAGCACCCAGGACCTCTGCGGGGGGTCTCGGGGCCACTCTCCATCCCTCCGCAGAGCGGGTGCAGCCTCCGGCACGatggagctgggagcagggagcccTTTCCCCAGGCCCACTGCAGACATCTGCCTGGGGGGGCAGCCCGCGCGAGGAGGGGGCACTTCCAGCCCAGCGTCTTATTATGCTTCCTTCATGGGAAgaaactttttcctttgctgtctgGTAAGCTGCTAGCAATCATCAGGCAGGCAGGTGGTAAAGATTCATATCCATCAAACAATGCCATTTAGTTTGTAACCTGTGACTAAATCTGGTGTTAGCTTTAATTTCAGAGTCTGCTTTAGGGCTCGCTTGTTAATCTCTATGCAAAGCAGATGAAATGAATATGCAGCATTTTGGATGTAATTGTACGGCTTCAATTCAGCACTATAATTTTCCAAACAGGATCTTGCAATCAAGCTTCTATTCATTAGTGTATAAACAATTTAGTTTCTCAGCTCTCCAGTATGCCAATCATCTCAATGGAGTGAGCATCTCCaacaaaaagaggaggaaagtttCCTTTGTGTAACAGAGGTAAAAGTTGCTCCATACTTCAGACAATTCCCGCCCGGCAGATCCGGGCCGTTCCCGTAGAGGCGGCCAGTTCCCGGTGCCCCACAACACTGGCCGGCTGCAAATGGCATTCCGGGGGGGCGATGCGCCG
Above is a window of Gymnogyps californianus isolate 813 chromosome 18, ASM1813914v2, whole genome shotgun sequence DNA encoding:
- the LOC127023850 gene encoding carboxyl-terminal PDZ ligand of neuronal nitric oxide synthase protein-like, with the translated sequence MPVKNRYNLVDDGCDSRVPLHNEEAFQHGIHFQAKYIGSLDVPRPNSRVEIVAAMRRIRYEFKAKNIKKKKVSIIVSVDGVKVILRKKQKRKEWTWDESKMVVMHDPVYRIFYVSHDSQDLKIFSYIARDGANNSFRCNVFKSKKKSQAMRVVRTVGQAFEVCHKLSLQHALQNADGQADGASDKSAEEQPLEVHQIKGSKITDADEVGIDSDSICVSERGPGELPAARGDLGMLKPGQASKDKNCQDAENCSLHPASSQQLLSPSSPCSSASITPLASQHCLQLLQQQLLQQQQQTQVAVAQVQLLKDQLAAETAARIEAQARVRQLLLTNRDLLQHVSLLVRQLTVLEAREQHRQPVDRSLQNLSLAQSLSLNLKNHYSLDVHLPSTSTPASILGSPVAPGSLPALAPGDSYLNLISLERGSHRYGSKEGDECLAVLEGQEGFSRRVEGSEVSEFALLNGSSRQKVDDTDRGDEDRRQQPIPKLNPPPPILRKRSSKTSPSLEVEVKPRALPT